A DNA window from Zingiber officinale cultivar Zhangliang chromosome 3A, Zo_v1.1, whole genome shotgun sequence contains the following coding sequences:
- the LOC122053707 gene encoding uncharacterized protein LOC122053707, with product MEEILSAHRKCLVRSIAKKKPVKVVYISNPMRVTASAATFRALVQKLTGRDSDVDAIASFSAAASVAEPPLALSGSTTTTSKSVDPCNSLVAPSEVFGGGFDAQMLENFWEFLSAPPCYELPMAGFIRH from the coding sequence ATGGAGGAAATACTTAGTGCCCATCGCAAGTGCCTCGTCCGGTCGATCGCCAAGAAGAAGCCCGTCAAGGTCGTCTACATCTCAAACCCCATGCGGGTCACCGCCAGCGCCGCTACCTTCCGCGCCCTCGTGCAGAAGCTCACCGGCCGGGACTCCGACGTCGACGCCATCGCTTCCTTCTCCGCCGCCGCCTCTGTCGCCGAACCGCCGCTGGCTTTGTCTGGGTCGACGACGACGACGTCGAAGTCAGTGGATCCCTGCAACAGTTTGGTGGCTCCGAGCGAAGTGTTCGGCGGGGGCTTCGACGCACAGATGTTGGAGAATTTCTGGGAATTCTTGTCGGCGCCGCCGTGCTATGAACTTCCAATGGCCGGCTTCATCCGGCACTGA